DNA from Pseudomonadota bacterium:
CTTCTTCCGTTAAGCTCATGCCATATTTCATGATGGGGCTTGTGGAGATATCTCTTTATGAAACCTTCATCCTTTCGGGCAAATTCGAGAGCTGTGGTTATGCCAAGTTTACAAAGATATGCTGCTGTGTTTGGGCCGATACCCCATACATCCCCAATTGGCATATTCAGATAAAGATGTATATCATGGCCGGGAATTATAGTTAATCCTTCAGGCTTACTGTACTTTGAACCTATCTTTGCCAGCACCTTTGAAAGACTTATGCCGATTGATACGGTAATGCCAAGCTCTTTTTTTATCGTATTCTGTATGTTTCCTGCTATCAATTCATAAGAACCGTGATAAAGCTGTCTTAATCCGGTAAGATCTACAAATGCCTCATCTATGGAATACTCCTCTACATCAGGCGAGAATCTTCTAAAAATATCAAACATCCTGACAGAGAAAAGGCTGTATGTCTCATAATCTGAGGGAAGTATGATGGCATCAGGACAAATCTGCTTTACTTCAAAGGTTCTCATACCTCTTTTTATGCCCCTTGCCTTGGCTTCATAACTTGCAGCAGATACAATTCCTCTTTCCTTGCCGGTAACAACGGGCTTGCCTTTAAGCTGAGGATTAACTGCCTGTTCGCATGATGCAAAGAAGGAATCGGCATCTATATGGAGGATTGCTCTCGGCCACGAATGGATTGTCAACGGCTGAGACATATTTACTTATACTTTCTTATTACTGCCGTTACCACACCCGCTATTTTGAGTTCGTTTTTAGGCTTGATAGGTTTATACTTCGGGTTTGCAGGTATCAGTGTTATGCTTTCTCCTCTTTTCCTGAGGTATTTCATGGTCCATTTGCCATCCACCTCTGCAATCACTATATCGCTGTTTTTGGGAGTCTGCCCTTTGTCCACTATTACCATATCACCTGGCAGGATACCGGCATCGGACATGGAATCTCCAGAAACTTTCAGCATGAAGGTGGCAGTCGGGTTATTAATAAGCAGTTTATCCAAGGAAATGGTATCGGCAAGTTCTTCCTCTGCAGCTGTAGGAAATCCGGCCTCCACTGTACCAAGCATCTTAACGGAATTGCCGATGGATTTTGGTATGAGCCTGCCCCTTTCGTCTTTATCAAGTACATTCATTTTCTGGAGTGAACTTACAAGCTTTGAGACTGCATTCTTAGACTTCAATCCTGTCAGCTCTGCTATTTCGGAGAAGGTGGGCATTCTGCCATGCTGATTGTAAAAAAGAGTTATGTCTTTGATCCTGGTCTTTATCGTGTCGGCATAGGGAGATGATCTCATGGTTATATTATAAGTGAACGATAGTTCACCGTCAAGTGATAATTGATATCATCCGTTATATATCACTATTTCTCACCCCCGATGGTCGCCATGCAGGAGAAATAACCCCTGGACCATTTTCCTGGGTGATTGTTGACGCCAATGTGACGGTATGCTCGCCGAATTTGTCATTAACGGTATCAACGGCCTTTGTAAGGGCAGCTTTCTTCTCCTGATTTGTTTCTTTAAAGAGAAGCATCTGATCACTATCTTTTCCAATAGATGACAGAGAAATGCCAAGAAGTCTTATGCTTTTATTGAGGTGAATGCTATTGAGAATAGCAACTGCAGATCGGTAGATTTTGCCGGTATCGTTTGTGTAGGCAGGCAAAGTGGTCTGTTTTGAAAAGGTTTTAAAATCTGTATACCTGACAGTGAGGGTGATCTTTTTGCCTTTATGACCATATCTTCTCGCCCTTCGCCCGACTTTTTCACTCAGTCTGAGGAGACAGCTTGTGATTTCTTCATGTTCCCATATGTCTTTCGGGAGAGTAACGCTATGGCCTATAGATTTTGGTTCAGAAGAAACTATCTCTAAGGGCCGTTCTAATTTTCCGTTACCCATATCTTTAAGGCGTTCTCCAATAATACCAAACTGTTTGGTCAGAAGAGAAAGGGGTGCTCTTCCAAGTGCACCACATGTTGTAATACCCATAGTCCGCAGCTTCTCTTCAGTATGAGATCCAATACCCCACAGCTTTTTCACCGGAAGTGTCTCAAAAACAGATGTTACCATATCCTCATTTATCCATAGAAAACCATCGGGTTTTGCAAGGTCACTGGCCAGCTTGGCGACAAGAATATTAGGCCCCATACCAACTGTACAGGTAATTCCAAGTTCTTTCTTTACCGTATCTTTTATAGTCCTGGCCAGATTTTCAGGGCTGCCCAAAAGGTGATATGAATTGGTTATATCGAGAAAAACTTCATCAATCGAGTAGATCTCGGCATCAGGAGTAAACCGGAGGCAGATTTCTTCCAGCCTTTTGCAGACTTGGGCGTACTTCTTGTTATTCCCTATTACAAAGATTATATGCGGACACAGCTTTTTTGCCTTGTAAGTGGTCATTCCTGTTTTAACCCCATATGCCCGTGCCTCGTATGAAGAGGTTGTTATTACTGTTCTCTCTCCGGCGCCGATAACAGCAATGGGCTTATCTCTTAATGTGGGATTGTCACGTTGTTCTACGGAAGCAAAGAAGGCGTCCATGTCAACACATACAATTATCCTCGCCATGTGAGATTATATCAAAATTCTGAATAAAGAAATAGTCTGGAGACAAGATATGATATAGCACTTATTGGCAATGTGAATTTGTCATTTATGGACCAGATTGATTATCATTTCTGCCATTGTATTGATTTCGTGGTTAAATATTCCTGCGCTTCCTTGTGACCCAATCTGGCAGCAGCAACATAATCTCTTAATGCATTTTGGTAGTTCAGCTTTTCATATGCTTTACCACGCTTATAATAAGTGTCGGCATCTTCAGGATTGTTTTCGATAATACTGGTGTATATAGCTATCTCATCTTTTCTGTTCATGGCAGCACCGGATAGTGCTTTGCCTTCTTCTCTTATCCTTTCTATTCTGTATTGCAGGTTTGGATGAGAATCAAATATGCCTGTCCTGTCTGTATCGCTGATGTTCTGAGAAATTGCGTAAGTCTTGAGCTTTTCCAGGGCACGGATATATGCGTCCGGTTCTATCCCATAAGACTTCCCTATCTTAACAGAATCCTTATCAGCATCTTCCTCCTGAGACCTGCTGTATGCCTTTGTAACCACGGGATTGATGAGCAAGTTTGCATATCCTACACCCGGAAGAAATGCATTTGCTATTTGGAAAGCTGTGGAAATAGCCTGAGAAGCAGCAACCTGTTTTCCTACATGACCAAGTTTGATATGGGCATCCTCGTGAAGCATAATGGCGGCAAGTTCTTCGTCATTCATCCTTTCAATAAGCCCGTTAAATATGATTAGTTGTTTTTTTGCGGGAGAGACAAGAGCGTTGGGTACATTGCTGTCCGCAATAAGTATTGAATATTTTTGTGCAGATATTTCACGGAGGGGGTAACGGTCAATAATAGTCTTTATTCTCTTATATGGTTCAGGATTATTTCTGGTATCAAGTACGGCCAGTTGGGATTGCGTAGCACATCCTGTTAATAAGATGAGAATAATTATAAGTTTTTTCATAAATGCACCATGTCTCCCCATTGCACTAAAACCATTTAAAGTGTAAAGGATAATAAATATTATGACAAGCGCTTGCGTTGAGAGACAACAATAATTCTTTGTCCACTGGATTAGGCAAATGAATTTGTGCAATTTCAAGTCGCCCGGGAATCTTGAAATATAACGGCAAATTGTTGATAGATTCCAGCAAAAAGGTACAACATGAAATTATGCCTAATAGGCAAAGACATTCCCATCTCTTATTCTGGAGATATTCTGCAGTCATTTCCGGTCATTCATAAACTACCATTAAGATTGATGATAGATGAGTTTCTGAAACGTCTTTCACTCCGTAATGTGCAGCAATGACCAGTGCAAAAATTAAAATTGCCTTTTATTAAGAACACCTACAAAACGGTAAGATTAGTGAATTATAATTTCGAGAATTACCGCTAGAAAGGCGGGATAACGAACGCTTCAGCCGCGCGACGTACGAGCGTCGGTAAGCGAATTGTTAGAGCATCGCACGCATATGTATTTATTGTTCAATTTCCATCCCTAAAAAACTTTCCGGAGTAACGATGGGTTCTTTGGGAAGTAATTCATATGCGTATTATGTGAGCTCCTAACACAACAGCTTCTTGTGGATTTGTCAGATTTCTTCCGACATAGTCTCCAGCGCGGTTTGAATGTCGGAAAGAATTTCATCGGTTTCCGCAAACAACAAGCTCATCAAATAACGGACAACCATTCATACAAGCCGAACGGTGGCAGCACGTCCCACAGCGATCCGAGCTGAAGTAACTTCGAAACGCTCCCATGTTTCGAGACTTTATCCAAATGTCCAGGAGTGTAGTCTCGTTGTCCAACTGATCGCCTCCCGCCAAGCCACTCTGGAAAGAACAGGGATATACTTTCAGATCCTCCGACACGTACATCGAGAATCTAGCTGCGTCGCAAGCGTCAACCATTGAAGTGTTGGTATTCGTGCGTGCAAACACTCCGCTTACGCAACATGCGTCAAAACCAACCTTCAATTTCCTCTGAGGCGAGGTAGCTAATCTGAAAAACTCTTCCAGCCTTGTACTGTGTCGCAATAGCTTTTTCTCAAACACTTTTCGACCAGATGGTTTGTAGTTCAGAAGAACAATGGCGTTAATGCCCCTCAGGAATTCGGGTGGCTCATTGAGCCAGTCTATTGCAGTGTCGATGCTGACGGCGTCCAATATGAAATGAACGTTGGTCTTGATACCGTTGTGGATAAGTTTCTTGATTGCATTAGAAGTTTCATCGTACGGTGGGTATGCAGAGATAGCCACAGCACCGCAATGCTTGCGCGTGGTTTCGAGGATTTCATCACTCAGGCCACGACCGTTCGTAGTGTAGTTCGGAACCACTCCTTTGGAAGCGGTGTACTCAAGGATTTCAACGAAGTCTGGATGTTGGTTAGGGTTGCCTCCCCCCAGCGCTACTTGAAACGTCCCCATATCTGCTGCCTGATCAATCACACTCTTGTAGTCATCCAGCGCCATGTGTTCACCACGCATAGCCGAGCATTTGTAGCAAAATGAGCAGTCTTTATCGCACCAATTCGTGATTGAAATGTCCATAAGCTCAGGCCCGTGTGGTGACCAGAACGGGTCTTTACACCCCTTATCTGGGACCCGTGCAAAGAAGCCGGTATCTGGATTGAAAAACGACGTATAACCCAAGCTCTTGTAGCGATTGGCTTTTAGCATACAATTACCAATAATTGTTGTAGGCGTTGATGTAGAAGCGGTCTGACTCGATCTCAAACATGGCCATACACAGAAGCGATTCCGCAAGAGCGCCGTCGCTGCTCAGCGCTGATGTGACGACGTTTTTTCCCTGTTCAATCGCATCTTTCATCTTCTCGATAACCTCGGGAGTGAACTCATGTGATCCTGCAAAGCTGTCAGCGGCCTCTTTTGTCGTGATTTGTTCTCCGTGGTGCCGAATAGCAGTGCTGATCTCGAAGTGCATCTGACGAAACAAATCCGCAACAGGGCTGTCTCTATCCACTCCCGCAGCTTTGAGAAAAGCCTCTTCGCTCAACTCCTCGTCTGAGATGTACACAAAAGACGTCGATGAGCTGTTTGAAACGAAATCATATTTGATCTTCATTCTGCGCCTCTTCTAACTTTTTAATGCATTCCAGTACGGTGTCTAGCTTATTATCCTCATATGTGTCGTCGATGACCTGTGGCAGCCAAGTCACCAAGAACACTCGATCTGCTTCCAAATTCTCTTCGCTTAAAGCTTTCCCATACCGAATTTCCAAATACTCCGCCAAGTTAGCATACTCGACTGAATAATATTTTTTGAACTCACCTTTGACTTCAATGGATGCGACAAACAGTGCGTCGTAGACGGTTCCGAAAAACTGCTCACCAAGACCTCCACGAGATACCCCCAATGCTGCGAGAAACTCTTCCCGATTGGGCACCCATGAAGTCGGGAGGGTCAATTTTATCTCATCCCTCATGCGCCCCCCGTCCTTCTGCTATTTCTTTCAGGCAATTTTGCACCTTAACAGAGACGGCATTTTGGCAGGCCTCAATAACACCGCCTACTTCCTGCGTAAGCTGAAACTTCGCAAAGAGATTAAGGGTGGTTTCCCGCTCAGCCCATTGAGCATACGGTGCAAAATGCAGTGCAAGTGCTAACGCTGGAATACCCAATCCAAGTATTTGCTCTTCTCTAAGGTCCTTCAAGCTATTTAACAGATCGCTGACTCGGTCCCGCCAACTACTGCCTCCAAAATCGGAAGAACGAGAGAACATCGCCCTCATGAACCGCTCGGATTCTTCATCGTCTAAACTGCTAACATGATCGAGCAAAATTCGAATGTTCAAAAGTTCCGAGTCCTCTCTTTTTCTGAACAGGAACCAAGCAACATGTCGGAGATCGCGTTCTGCAGTGCTACCCTTCAAAACGGTCTCCACCCGCTTTACGTCTTCGGGCTTTTGAATGTCTGCTGACAAGAGCGACAGATTGTTCAGAAAATGCTTCTGAAAGTCTTCCGAAGCCTCACAAGCGGCCAAAACTGTATCGCTGTTTTGCTTTCGAGCCAGAACATAGGCGTAGCGGAAAAACCCTTCATAGATAGGCCATTTGGGGATTTTCTCAAAAATACTATTTACTTTTAATGGATTCGACGCTGCAAGCTTCACGACGGAATAGTAAGCAAGCAAGAAATCTCGCAGTTCGTCGTATGTAAATGAGATGTTTTCAATGCCCAACGACGCAAGCCCTGTAGACGGGACCTCCCTCCGCAAAATGATATCCTCTCCTATTAACTGTTCAAAAATTTGTCGCTCGGCGTCATCAAATCCCTCAACAGATATCTGAGAGAAGTTCTCGTCGCCCAACATTCGAGAGCAAATCTTGTACAGTGAGTTCAATACCCTCTGCCTTGAAGAAGTAGGAAATTCATTGACCTTCATAATCAGATATTGTTCGAAGATATCGCCTTTGTAGATGTCCGGCACATATCCAATATTCTTACCCTCATGAATCTCGGAGAAAATCCGCAGTAGAATAAGATCGTTTTCTAAGAACTCGGCTGCAACATTGGAAAACCGTGCTTTGATCTTGAAGTGGCGCAAGTAAGCCTCCAGAAGTCGAGACTTATTTTCCTCCGACATCTTGTTGCGAAGGTCTTTCACACGATACAGATGGTCGGAGAACTGCGGTTCAAATACGCCGGCGAATTTGTGCTCAAAAAATTCGTTCCGACTGGTTAAGACGATTTTTACGAAGTCGTACTGACACAAGGCGTCAAGGAAGACTCGGAGCTCGGCAACAAACCCATCCAGGTCACCAACTTCGTTTATTCCGTCGATGGCTATTACAAACGGCTTATGGCACTCCTCAGCAACACTGTTTAGCAGTGTGAAGAGGTCGTGGAGGCTCGCGACATTGGGTGCAAACCGGTTATTTGTGATGTATGACAGAATTCGATCGGGACCTGGATAGTTGTTCAATGAGCGCGCAGGGATGAAGATTGTGGGAACCTCAAATACCCTAAATTGGTTTTCGATCAAGTCGCAAATGAAGTTTGTTTTTCCTTGCCCCGCCATGCCCGTAACTAGAAAAATCTTGGCTTGGGCAATTCCAATTTTTTTGGAGACCTTCTCAAGAGAACTGAACACTCCGCTCCCGTTTGACTCAATGTTGTACCGGAACACTTCCCAGTAGCCGGTTGAGTAGTCGCTAGGCTTAAACCGCTCAGCACGGTCACCATACCAAGAGAACGGAGAAACATGCTCTTGTAAAGTTTTAAGCGCTGTACTTTGTAGAACCAAACGAGCCCGAAGCTCAGACAGGTTATTTGGCGCTTTCAACGTGGCGATTTCGCCTAAATTGTCTGCAACGGGTTCGATTTTGGCCATACATAGGAGCTTATTGAAACGGGCCAGGTCAATTCGCCGTAGATCATCATCGATCTTTCTATAGAAGAACATGGGGTTTGCGAAATACCGCATTTCCTCTTTCGTTTCAGAGGTCTCCACAAAGACCGAGGGAATATATTTCTTTGTTCGTTTCTCATCCTCGATTTTTTGTTGGTTAACTGATAGAAATGCGTCCAAGTTGCTGCGGAATTTAAGGCTGGTATCCGCTTGTCGGAACTCCTCTTCGAGATGGGTGTTGATGCATTTGAGTTGCTCGTTAGTGAGTTCATTGAGCTTCTTCGCCAAGTCTTGAACATCGAGAATGTCAATCGAGGGATCGAACTCAATTGACAGACTGTTCGCCGCTTCTGTCAATTTTTGGGAGGTGTACGATTTTTGTCTCTCCGTTATTACATACACGTAGAGCCGGTCAAAATCGTTGCCGAGGTTGTGAGATTCAAATTTCTCCAGCGTTTCGCACACTTTACTGCTTGAAGAGTCAGAAGTGATTTGGATAGAGGTTCTGCTAGTTTTGCATCCTAGATCGACGGCTGGGAAATTCATTTGGATGCGATTTTGGTTGCACAGATCGGGGCAATCGAAAGCTATCTTGAAGACGGGGATAAGGAAGTCCTCCGCGATGGTGTTAATGTCGAATAATCCCATCGCGTTCGCGACTTTCACCTCGTGCGCAAAACGCCCTAAAAGAGTACTTGATCGTTGTAAGAGTTCTTGCCGTGTCATATTTTGATCAATAAACTTAGATTCTTAGTTTCATTCGTAGCATCTATGAGCACTTTATTGCAACTCATGACTTTATTTATCAGGCTCTAACAATTAACTATACAACAATTTTTGTATGTATATTGGATATTACAAATAATTTTGTCAGAATATCCAATATGCGTATATGGGATTGGAAAATTAAAATATTAAGACAAGAAGTTTTTTGATCCTACCCCCTTTATTTATTCTTTCGCTATTTCACAGAGTTGTCAAGTAATTTTAAATATCATTTCAGCGGTATGATGGTTACCACTTAAAATGAAGGATAGGACACAAATTCCAAAACTATTTAGTTCAGGAAGACAAAAATATCCTACAGAAACAAAAAACAATCTGCCAGGCATTTGCATATTTCAAACCGTATTCAATAGGTATTACTGAAATGCTGCTTTCACATCCGTATTTAAAGAAAGTATGCATCCTGTTTAATCAAAACTGCTTCGCATCCATCTTCATCCCTCCCACCATATATATTAAATCCTAAGCCACAACAACCCTGGCTAAATATCCCAACTATTATAAGAGGAGGTGAAAACCCTATGGATAACTGTATTCTTTCCGGCAATCTCGGTAATGATCCTGAGATATTCTACTCAGAGAATGGCAGCAACCCTGTAGCATCTTTCAATCTTGCATTCAAATCAGGTAAAAAGACAGGATGGATTAAAGTAGCATCTTTCCAAAAACTCGCTGAGATCGTTGAACAGCATCTCAAAAAAACCGTGTTGTCGTATCAGGCAGTCTTGATCAGGAACAATGGGAGAGTGAAGGAACAAAGCGTACCTCGTTCAAGCTCATTGCGGTAAAAACTCCCCCACCTCTCATAACAAGAAGTGGGGGTATGTGAGAAATCTCTCTCCGTCAACATCAACGAAAAAGAGATGAACAGATTATCTTAGAAAGTCAGATCAACGAAGATCAACGCCGATTTCGCACCAAATATCCTATGGGTAAAAAATATCCTGCCTCTCCCCCTGTTTTCTTATCGGAAGCGGGGCACCTCCATCATTATATATGAGAAGCAGGATACTAAAGCAAATGGGGCTGAACTCATGTCTCCCACATGGATCAACGGCTATCATGGGAGAGCAGCACACCTATATTTAGAAACCCCTTGGCCTTTGGGATTTCTGCCGCTAATAATATAGTTACATAA
Protein-coding regions in this window:
- a CDS encoding DNA polymerase IV; translated protein: MSQPLTIHSWPRAILHIDADSFFASCEQAVNPQLKGKPVVTGKERGIVSAASYEAKARGIKRGMRTFEVKQICPDAIILPSDYETYSLFSVRMFDIFRRFSPDVEEYSIDEAFVDLTGLRQLYHGSYELIAGNIQNTIKKELGITVSIGISLSKVLAKIGSKYSKPEGLTIIPGHDIHLYLNMPIGDVWGIGPNTAAYLCKLGITTALEFARKDEGFIKRYLHKPHHEIWHELNGRSINPVVAVSKNSYQSISKAKTFTPPSNDETFVYAQLSKNLENACIKARRHMLAAMRLIIFLRGQDFKDNAVEIKLSSPTSYPADIFTVLREGFNHIYKHDVLYRQTGVVLAGLVPEGRKQMTLFDDLVRIEKMSKIYCAIDAMSEKYGKHVIQHGSSLPAKLQVQHEGERGDVPKRKTELFKGENTIQRIGLPVLNIKI
- the lexA gene encoding transcriptional repressor LexA, whose amino-acid sequence is MRSSPYADTIKTRIKDITLFYNQHGRMPTFSEIAELTGLKSKNAVSKLVSSLQKMNVLDKDERGRLIPKSIGNSVKMLGTVEAGFPTAAEEELADTISLDKLLINNPTATFMLKVSGDSMSDAGILPGDMVIVDKGQTPKNSDIVIAEVDGKWTMKYLRKRGESITLIPANPKYKPIKPKNELKIAGVVTAVIRKYK
- the dinB gene encoding DNA polymerase IV — its product is MARIIVCVDMDAFFASVEQRDNPTLRDKPIAVIGAGERTVITTSSYEARAYGVKTGMTTYKAKKLCPHIIFVIGNNKKYAQVCKRLEEICLRFTPDAEIYSIDEVFLDITNSYHLLGSPENLARTIKDTVKKELGITCTVGMGPNILVAKLASDLAKPDGFLWINEDMVTSVFETLPVKKLWGIGSHTEEKLRTMGITTCGALGRAPLSLLTKQFGIIGERLKDMGNGKLERPLEIVSSEPKSIGHSVTLPKDIWEHEEITSCLLRLSEKVGRRARRYGHKGKKITLTVRYTDFKTFSKQTTLPAYTNDTGKIYRSAVAILNSIHLNKSIRLLGISLSSIGKDSDQMLLFKETNQEKKAALTKAVDTVNDKFGEHTVTLASTITQENGPGVISPAWRPSGVRNSDI
- a CDS encoding M48 family metalloprotease, whose translation is MKKLIIILILLTGCATQSQLAVLDTRNNPEPYKRIKTIIDRYPLREISAQKYSILIADSNVPNALVSPAKKQLIIFNGLIERMNDEELAAIMLHEDAHIKLGHVGKQVAASQAISTAFQIANAFLPGVGYANLLINPVVTKAYSRSQEEDADKDSVKIGKSYGIEPDAYIRALEKLKTYAISQNISDTDRTGIFDSHPNLQYRIERIREEGKALSGAAMNRKDEIAIYTSIIENNPEDADTYYKRGKAYEKLNYQNALRDYVAAARLGHKEAQEYLTTKSIQWQK
- a CDS encoding radical SAM protein, producing MLKANRYKSLGYTSFFNPDTGFFARVPDKGCKDPFWSPHGPELMDISITNWCDKDCSFCYKCSAMRGEHMALDDYKSVIDQAADMGTFQVALGGGNPNQHPDFVEILEYTASKGVVPNYTTNGRGLSDEILETTRKHCGAVAISAYPPYDETSNAIKKLIHNGIKTNVHFILDAVSIDTAIDWLNEPPEFLRGINAIVLLNYKPSGRKVFEKKLLRHSTRLEEFFRLATSPQRKLKVGFDACCVSGVFARTNTNTSMVDACDAARFSMYVSEDLKVYPCSFQSGLAGGDQLDNETTLLDIWIKSRNMGAFRSYFSSDRCGTCCHRSACMNGCPLFDELVVCGNR
- a CDS encoding SMEK domain-containing protein, which produces MTRQELLQRSSTLLGRFAHEVKVANAMGLFDINTIAEDFLIPVFKIAFDCPDLCNQNRIQMNFPAVDLGCKTSRTSIQITSDSSSSKVCETLEKFESHNLGNDFDRLYVYVITERQKSYTSQKLTEAANSLSIEFDPSIDILDVQDLAKKLNELTNEQLKCINTHLEEEFRQADTSLKFRSNLDAFLSVNQQKIEDEKRTKKYIPSVFVETSETKEEMRYFANPMFFYRKIDDDLRRIDLARFNKLLCMAKIEPVADNLGEIATLKAPNNLSELRARLVLQSTALKTLQEHVSPFSWYGDRAERFKPSDYSTGYWEVFRYNIESNGSGVFSSLEKVSKKIGIAQAKIFLVTGMAGQGKTNFICDLIENQFRVFEVPTIFIPARSLNNYPGPDRILSYITNNRFAPNVASLHDLFTLLNSVAEECHKPFVIAIDGINEVGDLDGFVAELRVFLDALCQYDFVKIVLTSRNEFFEHKFAGVFEPQFSDHLYRVKDLRNKMSEENKSRLLEAYLRHFKIKARFSNVAAEFLENDLILLRIFSEIHEGKNIGYVPDIYKGDIFEQYLIMKVNEFPTSSRQRVLNSLYKICSRMLGDENFSQISVEGFDDAERQIFEQLIGEDIILRREVPSTGLASLGIENISFTYDELRDFLLAYYSVVKLAASNPLKVNSIFEKIPKWPIYEGFFRYAYVLARKQNSDTVLAACEASEDFQKHFLNNLSLLSADIQKPEDVKRVETVLKGSTAERDLRHVAWFLFRKREDSELLNIRILLDHVSSLDDEESERFMRAMFSRSSDFGGSSWRDRVSDLLNSLKDLREEQILGLGIPALALALHFAPYAQWAERETTLNLFAKFQLTQEVGGVIEACQNAVSVKVQNCLKEIAEGRGAHEG
- a CDS encoding single-stranded DNA-binding protein; its protein translation is MDNCILSGNLGNDPEIFYSENGSNPVASFNLAFKSGKKTGWIKVASFQKLAEIVEQHLKKTVLSYQAVLIRNNGRVKEQSVPRSSSLR